A section of the Arcobacter roscoffensis genome encodes:
- a CDS encoding RluA family pseudouridine synthase: MATYDKAYKVLAKQENMSNSKAKDLIDKGLVRAEGKKVMIARGEISTDTKFSVKLPNEVKVLFQDDNIIAVDKPAFLTADEVSKKFKDAILLNRLDKETSGVMMFAKTEEFRVKAIKEFAANRVYKEYVAIVEGRVVDEIEIDKPILTTRERKGSAKSKIDTKKGKPAKTTIYPMLVEGRKSKVKVVIESGRTHQIRVHLNSVGLPIIGDAVYGKVAPNINRVLLHSKKTKILDYEFEAREPREFNVYEFN, from the coding sequence ATGGCAACTTATGATAAAGCATATAAAGTATTAGCAAAACAAGAAAACATGTCTAATTCAAAAGCAAAAGATTTAATAGATAAGGGTTTAGTAAGAGCTGAGGGTAAAAAAGTAATGATAGCAAGAGGTGAGATTAGCACTGATACAAAATTTAGTGTTAAATTACCAAATGAAGTAAAAGTACTTTTTCAAGATGATAATATCATTGCTGTTGATAAACCTGCATTCTTAACAGCAGATGAAGTATCAAAGAAATTTAAAGATGCAATACTTTTAAACAGACTTGATAAAGAGACATCAGGTGTAATGATGTTTGCAAAAACAGAAGAGTTTAGAGTAAAAGCTATTAAAGAGTTTGCAGCAAATAGAGTTTACAAAGAGTATGTTGCAATAGTTGAGGGTAGAGTGGTTGATGAGATTGAAATTGATAAACCAATTTTAACTACAAGAGAAAGAAAAGGTAGTGCTAAATCTAAGATTGATACTAAAAAAGGTAAGCCTGCAAAAACAACTATTTATCCAATGTTAGTAGAAGGAAGAAAGTCAAAAGTTAAAGTAGTAATTGAATCAGGTAGAACACATCAAATTAGAGTTCATTTAAACTCTGTTGGTTTACCTATCATTGGTGATGCAGTTTATGGAAAAGTAGCACCTAATATTAATAGAGTATTACTTCATTCAAAAAAGACTAAAATTTTAGACTACGAATTTGAAGCTAGAGAGCCTAGAGAATTCAATGTGTATGAGTTTAATTAA